The Hevea brasiliensis isolate MT/VB/25A 57/8 chromosome 1, ASM3005281v1, whole genome shotgun sequence genome has a window encoding:
- the LOC110643927 gene encoding inositol transporter 1 isoform X1, translating to MTIESLPGSSGYLDLFPERRMSYFSNTYVLGLTVIAGIGGLLFGYDTGVISGALLYIKDEFEVVNQSSFLQETIVSMALVGAIIGAASGGWINDAYGRKKATLIADVVFAVGSAVMAAAPDPYVLILGRLLVGLGVGIASVTAPVYIAEASPSEVRGALVGTNVLMITGGQFLSYLVNLAFTQVPGTWRWMLGVAGVPAVVQFCLMLCMPESPRWLFMKNDKDKAIMVLAKIYDLARLEDEIDQLSASSVEDRQKQNNSRYLDVFKSKEIRLAFLAGAGLQAFQQFTGINTVMYYSPTIVQMAGFSSNQLALLLSLIVAAMNAAGSILGIYLIDHFGRRKLALSSLTGVIVSLVILAVAFFGKSTGSSNALYGWLAVLGLALYIAFFSPGMGPVPWTVNSEVYPEAYRGICGGMSATVNWVSNLIVAQTFLSLANAVGTGATFLILAGVAVAAIVFVLLFVPETKGLTFVEVEQIWKERAWGSSYNTESLLEQGSETS from the exons ATGACGATCGAGTCTTTACCAGGAAGCTCAGGTTACTTGGATTTGTTCCCAGAGAGGAGAATGTCGTATTTCAGTAATACGTATGTTTTGGGATTAACTGTGATTGCTGGAATAGGGGGTCTGCTCTTCGGCTATGATACAG GTGTTATTTCAGGTGCCCTTTTGTACATAAAAGACGAATTTGAGGTGGTTAATCAGAGTAGCTTCTTACAG GAAACAATTGTTAGTATGGCTCTGGTTGGTGCAATAATTGGAGCTGCATCAGGTGGTTGGATTAACGATGCGTATGGACGGAAGAAGGCTACGCTTATTGCTGATGTCGTCTTTGCAGTTGGATCAGCTGTCATGGCAGCTGCACCGGATCCATATGTTCTTATTCTGGGTCGACTCTTAGTCGGCCTTGGAGTGGGTATAGCATCTGTCACGGCTCCTGTGTATATTGCAGAAGCATCTCCATCTGAAGTAAGGGGGGCACTAGTGGGCACAAATGTTCTCATGATAACTGGTGGACAGTTTCTTTCCTATCTCGTTAATCTTGCTTTTACACAG GTCCCTGGAACATGGCGGTGGATGCTTGGAGTTGCTGGTGTGCCAGCTGTGGTTCAGTTCTGTCTTATGCTCTGTATGCCAGAATCTCCACGTTGGCTTTTTATGAAG AATGATAAAGATAAGGCCATTATGGTACTGGCCAAAATATATGACCTTGCCCGATTGGAGGATGAAATTGATCAACTTTCTGCCTCTTCAGTGGAAGATCGCCAGAAACAGAATAATAGCAGATACTTGGATGTGTTCAAATCAAAAGAAATCAGACTTGCATTTCTTGCTGGGGCTGGGCTTCAG GCTTTTCAGCAGTTCACGGGCATCAATACAGTCATGTACTATAGCCCAACCATTGTTCAAATGGCTGGCTTTAGTTCTAACCAATTAGCACTTCTCCTGTCCCTTATCGTTGCTGCAATGAATGCTGCAGGATCGATTCTTGGCATTTACCTTATTGACCATTTTGGGCGGAGGAAGTTGGCTCTCTCAAGCTTAACTGGCGTAATTGTTTCTCTTGTCATCTTGGCTGTGGCATTCTTTGGCAAATCAACTGGTTCTTCAAATGCACTCTATGGGTGGCTAGCAGTGTTGGGACTAGCCTTATACATTGCCTTCTTCTCACCTGGAATGGGACCAGTTCCATGGACTGTGAACTCAGAGGTATACCCTGAGGCATATCGAGGGATATGTGGTGGAATGTCGGCTACTGTGAATTGGGTTTCTAATTTGATTGTGGCCCAAACTTTCCTTTCACTTGCCAATGCTGTGGGAACCGGTGCAACTTTCTTGATTCTTGCTGGTGTGGCTGTGGCTGCAATTGTGTTTGTGCTTCTGTTTGTACCAGAGACCAAAGGGCTCACATTCGTTGAAGTAGAGCAGATCTGGAAGGAAAGAGCTTGGGGCAGTAGTTATAACACCGAGAGCCTTCTTGAGCAAGGAAGTGAAACTTCGTAA
- the LOC110643927 gene encoding inositol transporter 1 isoform X2 has product MIQETIVSMALVGAIIGAASGGWINDAYGRKKATLIADVVFAVGSAVMAAAPDPYVLILGRLLVGLGVGIASVTAPVYIAEASPSEVRGALVGTNVLMITGGQFLSYLVNLAFTQVPGTWRWMLGVAGVPAVVQFCLMLCMPESPRWLFMKNDKDKAIMVLAKIYDLARLEDEIDQLSASSVEDRQKQNNSRYLDVFKSKEIRLAFLAGAGLQAFQQFTGINTVMYYSPTIVQMAGFSSNQLALLLSLIVAAMNAAGSILGIYLIDHFGRRKLALSSLTGVIVSLVILAVAFFGKSTGSSNALYGWLAVLGLALYIAFFSPGMGPVPWTVNSEVYPEAYRGICGGMSATVNWVSNLIVAQTFLSLANAVGTGATFLILAGVAVAAIVFVLLFVPETKGLTFVEVEQIWKERAWGSSYNTESLLEQGSETS; this is encoded by the exons ATGATACAG GAAACAATTGTTAGTATGGCTCTGGTTGGTGCAATAATTGGAGCTGCATCAGGTGGTTGGATTAACGATGCGTATGGACGGAAGAAGGCTACGCTTATTGCTGATGTCGTCTTTGCAGTTGGATCAGCTGTCATGGCAGCTGCACCGGATCCATATGTTCTTATTCTGGGTCGACTCTTAGTCGGCCTTGGAGTGGGTATAGCATCTGTCACGGCTCCTGTGTATATTGCAGAAGCATCTCCATCTGAAGTAAGGGGGGCACTAGTGGGCACAAATGTTCTCATGATAACTGGTGGACAGTTTCTTTCCTATCTCGTTAATCTTGCTTTTACACAG GTCCCTGGAACATGGCGGTGGATGCTTGGAGTTGCTGGTGTGCCAGCTGTGGTTCAGTTCTGTCTTATGCTCTGTATGCCAGAATCTCCACGTTGGCTTTTTATGAAG AATGATAAAGATAAGGCCATTATGGTACTGGCCAAAATATATGACCTTGCCCGATTGGAGGATGAAATTGATCAACTTTCTGCCTCTTCAGTGGAAGATCGCCAGAAACAGAATAATAGCAGATACTTGGATGTGTTCAAATCAAAAGAAATCAGACTTGCATTTCTTGCTGGGGCTGGGCTTCAG GCTTTTCAGCAGTTCACGGGCATCAATACAGTCATGTACTATAGCCCAACCATTGTTCAAATGGCTGGCTTTAGTTCTAACCAATTAGCACTTCTCCTGTCCCTTATCGTTGCTGCAATGAATGCTGCAGGATCGATTCTTGGCATTTACCTTATTGACCATTTTGGGCGGAGGAAGTTGGCTCTCTCAAGCTTAACTGGCGTAATTGTTTCTCTTGTCATCTTGGCTGTGGCATTCTTTGGCAAATCAACTGGTTCTTCAAATGCACTCTATGGGTGGCTAGCAGTGTTGGGACTAGCCTTATACATTGCCTTCTTCTCACCTGGAATGGGACCAGTTCCATGGACTGTGAACTCAGAGGTATACCCTGAGGCATATCGAGGGATATGTGGTGGAATGTCGGCTACTGTGAATTGGGTTTCTAATTTGATTGTGGCCCAAACTTTCCTTTCACTTGCCAATGCTGTGGGAACCGGTGCAACTTTCTTGATTCTTGCTGGTGTGGCTGTGGCTGCAATTGTGTTTGTGCTTCTGTTTGTACCAGAGACCAAAGGGCTCACATTCGTTGAAGTAGAGCAGATCTGGAAGGAAAGAGCTTGGGGCAGTAGTTATAACACCGAGAGCCTTCTTGAGCAAGGAAGTGAAACTTCGTAA